One region of Dehalococcoidia bacterium genomic DNA includes:
- a CDS encoding MerR family transcriptional regulator, whose amino-acid sequence MATAIEKKRGLMRISEVSRVTGVSLPTIHYYVREGLLSPAVKTARNMAYYSPECVEDIRLIKQLQVKRFLPLSAIKMMMSARQRGEDTNHLIEMLTFLDDVFHPMGTGEFKKLTFSELVHATGMSAADLNELDELGFLMPADTPQGRIYDDVSLRIAQIVSELAEFGLKPSDLQVYRQYVDAVRNEAKTIHEKVHEIHGASSVPVARLSRALTEMKSCLAHKIFREVIVDQHQ is encoded by the coding sequence ATGGCAACAGCGATAGAGAAGAAAAGGGGATTGATGCGGATAAGCGAGGTGTCCCGCGTCACCGGGGTTTCTCTGCCGACCATACATTACTATGTCCGGGAAGGCTTGCTCTCTCCGGCGGTCAAGACCGCCCGTAATATGGCTTATTACAGCCCGGAGTGTGTCGAGGATATCCGTCTGATCAAGCAGCTTCAGGTGAAAAGGTTCCTTCCTCTTTCGGCTATAAAAATGATGATGAGCGCCAGGCAACGTGGTGAGGATACCAACCATTTGATCGAGATGCTGACTTTTCTCGACGATGTATTTCATCCCATGGGAACCGGTGAATTCAAGAAGCTGACTTTCAGCGAACTGGTTCATGCTACTGGTATGTCTGCCGCCGATCTGAATGAACTGGATGAGCTGGGTTTTCTCATGCCGGCGGATACACCGCAGGGTCGAATTTATGATGACGTCAGTCTGCGTATCGCACAGATCGTGAGCGAGCTTGCCGAGTTCGGCCTGAAGCCCTCCGACCTGCAGGTATACCGGCAGTATGTAGATGCAGTCCGTAATGAAGCGAAAACGATACACGAAAAGGTGCACGAAATACACGGCGCGAGTAGTGTCCCCGTCGCCCGTCTTTCCAGAGCGCTGACGGAGATGAAATCATGTCTCGCTCACAAGATCTTTCGTGAGGTCATTGTCGATCAACATCAATAG